From the genome of Parasteatoda tepidariorum isolate YZ-2023 chromosome X1, CAS_Ptep_4.0, whole genome shotgun sequence, one region includes:
- the LOC107441643 gene encoding tripartite motif-containing protein 2 isoform X1, which produces MHSIDEHAGHMTSQLTEATEDEKYHLRQLMEKACDQIPTLKEAIEEVSNVIFSLANNDERNRIMILECFHNLEQAIAKRKSQLIEELDKITAKKRQVLEEQKALLDMCLSNITVNSEFTQNALCYGSETEIILVTKQIAEKLEDLATMRIQKMPEENSFILFEAEDAESAKSAILKVGNLISNSAVAHECTAVGEGLKLCRINKQTLVVVTAKDRHSQIVRDAVFDVELISSEFSWKPKIADQKNGTYHILYMVEKEGTYQLSIKLLGKPINGSPFTVKTYIEEECSSSDRRSKIPRTTGLSKSSSSGSRVIEDDLILKIGHRGRGRGDFSNPQGVCCTTDGHIIIADSNNQCVQVFDSTTGEFHLRFGSRGRAPGEMQRPTGVTTLPNGNYAVADYENKWISIHDPKGKYVSRIGIGKLLGPKGVTVNKNGHIIVVDNKGNNVLVFRENGKVLHKFGSRPSDPGRFTGPHYAAVNSKNQIVVSDFHGHCIKIFDAEGSFLTSFGSNGEGNGQFNAPTGVTIDDQDNIIVADWGNCRIQVFDINGSFLSFINTFGDPLYGPQGLAMTSDGHVVVSDSGNHCFKIYKYLQ; this is translated from the exons ATGCATTCTATAGACGAGCATGCTGGACATATGACATCACAGCTGACTGAAGCTACCGaagatgaaaaatatcatttacgtCAACTAATGGAAAAAGCATGTGATCAAATTCCAACTTTAAAAGAGGCTATCGAAGAGGTTAGTAacgtaattttttcattggctAATAATGATGAGAGAAATCGAATAATGATTTTAGAGTGCTTTCATAATTTAGAACAAGCTATAGCTAAAAGAAAAAGTCAACTTATTGAAGAATTAGATAAAATCACTGCCAAGAAAAGACAAGTGCTGGAGGAACAAAAGGCTTTGCTTGATATGTGTCTTTCAAACATTACTGTCAATTCTGAATTCACTCAAAATGCATTATGTTATGGGAGTGAAACTGAAATTATACTAGTGACTAAACAAATCGCCGAGAAATTAGAAGATTTAGCAACCATGAGAATTCAAAAAATGCcagaagaaaatagttttatattatttgaagcAGAAGATGCCGAATCTGCAAAATCAGCCATTTTAAAAGTTGGTAATTTAATAAGCAATAGTGCAGTAGCACATGAGTGTACAGCAGTTGGAGAAGGTCTTAAACTGTGTAGAATCAACAAACAAACGCTGGTGGTAGTGACTGCTAAAGATCGCCATAGTCAAATAGTAAGGGATGCTGTTTTTGATGTCGAACTAATATCATCAGAGTTTTCATGGAAACCTAAAATAGCCGACCAGAAAAATGGAACTTATCACATCTTATATATGGTTGAAAAAGAAGGTACTTATCAGCTGAGTATCAAATTACTTGGAAAACCCATCAATGGTAGCCCATTTACAGTGAAAACATACATAGAAGAAGAATGTTCTTCTAGTGACAGACGCTCTAAGATTCCGAGAACAACAGGACTGAGTAAATCATCCTCAAGTGGTTCTAGAGTGATTGAagatgatttaatattaaaaattggacACAGAG GTAGAGGAAGAGGTGACTTCAGTAATCCTCAAGGCGTATGCTGTACAACGGATGGACATATTATAATAGCAGATAGTAATAATCAATGCGTTCAGGTTTTTGACTCAACAACAGGAGAATTTCATCTGAGATTTGGATCAAGAGGTCGAGCTCCTGGTGAAATGCAAAGACCTACGGGCGTAACTACTCTTCCTAATGGGAACTATGCTGTAGCGGATTATGAGAACAAATGGATTAGCATTCATGATCCAAAAGGAAAATATGTCTCTCGAATAGGAATTGGAAAACTCTTAGGTCCCAAAGGagtaacagtaaataaaaatggacaCATTATAGTTGTGGATAACAAAg gtaataacGTGCTGGTTTTTCGGGAGAATGGAAAAGTTCTTCACAAATTTGGTAGTCGTCCTTCAGATCCTGGCAGGTTTACAGGTCCGCACTATGCAGCTGTCAAtagtaaaaatcaaattgttgTCTCTGATTTTCATGGCCATTGTATAAAG ATTTTTGATGCTGAAGGTAGTTTTCTAACTTCTTTTGGATCCAACGGAGAGGGAAATGGTCAGTTTAATGCACCTACGGGAGTAACCATTGATGATCAGGACAACATTATTGTTGCTGATTGGGGAAACTGTCGTATTCAA
- the LOC107441643 gene encoding tripartite motif-containing protein 2 isoform X2, with amino-acid sequence MTSQLTEATEDEKYHLRQLMEKACDQIPTLKEAIEEVSNVIFSLANNDERNRIMILECFHNLEQAIAKRKSQLIEELDKITAKKRQVLEEQKALLDMCLSNITVNSEFTQNALCYGSETEIILVTKQIAEKLEDLATMRIQKMPEENSFILFEAEDAESAKSAILKVGNLISNSAVAHECTAVGEGLKLCRINKQTLVVVTAKDRHSQIVRDAVFDVELISSEFSWKPKIADQKNGTYHILYMVEKEGTYQLSIKLLGKPINGSPFTVKTYIEEECSSSDRRSKIPRTTGLSKSSSSGSRVIEDDLILKIGHRGRGRGDFSNPQGVCCTTDGHIIIADSNNQCVQVFDSTTGEFHLRFGSRGRAPGEMQRPTGVTTLPNGNYAVADYENKWISIHDPKGKYVSRIGIGKLLGPKGVTVNKNGHIIVVDNKGNNVLVFRENGKVLHKFGSRPSDPGRFTGPHYAAVNSKNQIVVSDFHGHCIKIFDAEGSFLTSFGSNGEGNGQFNAPTGVTIDDQDNIIVADWGNCRIQVFDINGSFLSFINTFGDPLYGPQGLAMTSDGHVVVSDSGNHCFKIYKYLQ; translated from the exons ATGACATCACAGCTGACTGAAGCTACCGaagatgaaaaatatcatttacgtCAACTAATGGAAAAAGCATGTGATCAAATTCCAACTTTAAAAGAGGCTATCGAAGAGGTTAGTAacgtaattttttcattggctAATAATGATGAGAGAAATCGAATAATGATTTTAGAGTGCTTTCATAATTTAGAACAAGCTATAGCTAAAAGAAAAAGTCAACTTATTGAAGAATTAGATAAAATCACTGCCAAGAAAAGACAAGTGCTGGAGGAACAAAAGGCTTTGCTTGATATGTGTCTTTCAAACATTACTGTCAATTCTGAATTCACTCAAAATGCATTATGTTATGGGAGTGAAACTGAAATTATACTAGTGACTAAACAAATCGCCGAGAAATTAGAAGATTTAGCAACCATGAGAATTCAAAAAATGCcagaagaaaatagttttatattatttgaagcAGAAGATGCCGAATCTGCAAAATCAGCCATTTTAAAAGTTGGTAATTTAATAAGCAATAGTGCAGTAGCACATGAGTGTACAGCAGTTGGAGAAGGTCTTAAACTGTGTAGAATCAACAAACAAACGCTGGTGGTAGTGACTGCTAAAGATCGCCATAGTCAAATAGTAAGGGATGCTGTTTTTGATGTCGAACTAATATCATCAGAGTTTTCATGGAAACCTAAAATAGCCGACCAGAAAAATGGAACTTATCACATCTTATATATGGTTGAAAAAGAAGGTACTTATCAGCTGAGTATCAAATTACTTGGAAAACCCATCAATGGTAGCCCATTTACAGTGAAAACATACATAGAAGAAGAATGTTCTTCTAGTGACAGACGCTCTAAGATTCCGAGAACAACAGGACTGAGTAAATCATCCTCAAGTGGTTCTAGAGTGATTGAagatgatttaatattaaaaattggacACAGAG GTAGAGGAAGAGGTGACTTCAGTAATCCTCAAGGCGTATGCTGTACAACGGATGGACATATTATAATAGCAGATAGTAATAATCAATGCGTTCAGGTTTTTGACTCAACAACAGGAGAATTTCATCTGAGATTTGGATCAAGAGGTCGAGCTCCTGGTGAAATGCAAAGACCTACGGGCGTAACTACTCTTCCTAATGGGAACTATGCTGTAGCGGATTATGAGAACAAATGGATTAGCATTCATGATCCAAAAGGAAAATATGTCTCTCGAATAGGAATTGGAAAACTCTTAGGTCCCAAAGGagtaacagtaaataaaaatggacaCATTATAGTTGTGGATAACAAAg gtaataacGTGCTGGTTTTTCGGGAGAATGGAAAAGTTCTTCACAAATTTGGTAGTCGTCCTTCAGATCCTGGCAGGTTTACAGGTCCGCACTATGCAGCTGTCAAtagtaaaaatcaaattgttgTCTCTGATTTTCATGGCCATTGTATAAAG ATTTTTGATGCTGAAGGTAGTTTTCTAACTTCTTTTGGATCCAACGGAGAGGGAAATGGTCAGTTTAATGCACCTACGGGAGTAACCATTGATGATCAGGACAACATTATTGTTGCTGATTGGGGAAACTGTCGTATTCAA